A region of Halalkaliarchaeum desulfuricum DNA encodes the following proteins:
- a CDS encoding DUF2800 domain-containing protein, producing MTFSVSWHTLLDELDDLPEGATLITPLSHKRFRVTDVQEQRVIIDFEDRDEKRPLQRDQFETLYRRISDEPGGFELDRLPPDADPYPAVLSLHPRFEIDEDEGVIIEKDGPTTSQLLNAEPASETDERSEPDLDVYADALLLVDALERHDVATLSEMETDALVNLYTLLSDVQRNANDLRQDVADVLLNRLHHDRPVSGPFGSVQRTTRRNRSLKDEDEVLAKLEAEGIDRDRVTGIDRSKVDDALEVTELAESDVYDIEESEYVRKADVDEEVKETRLQGLKEQLAATEGEEAEELRQEIEDLEGRIDELTSFRTGAEVHE from the coding sequence ATGACGTTCAGCGTCTCGTGGCACACGCTCCTCGACGAACTCGACGATCTCCCCGAGGGAGCGACGCTGATCACCCCACTCTCGCACAAGCGATTTCGGGTCACCGACGTGCAGGAGCAACGTGTCATCATCGACTTCGAGGATAGGGACGAGAAACGACCGCTTCAGCGCGACCAGTTCGAGACGTTGTACCGGCGTATCAGTGACGAGCCTGGCGGCTTCGAGCTTGATCGACTCCCACCTGACGCGGATCCGTACCCGGCGGTTCTGAGCCTTCACCCACGGTTCGAGATCGACGAGGATGAGGGAGTGATCATCGAGAAGGATGGGCCGACCACCAGCCAGCTTCTCAATGCCGAACCCGCCAGTGAAACCGACGAGCGGTCAGAGCCGGACTTGGACGTGTATGCGGACGCGCTGTTGCTCGTAGACGCTCTTGAGCGCCACGACGTGGCCACACTGTCGGAGATGGAGACGGACGCGCTCGTGAACCTCTACACCCTGCTCTCGGATGTCCAGCGCAACGCCAACGACCTCCGTCAGGACGTAGCTGACGTGCTACTGAACCGCCTTCACCACGACCGGCCCGTGAGCGGCCCCTTCGGGTCTGTCCAGCGTACGACGCGTCGGAATCGCTCGCTGAAAGACGAGGATGAGGTACTGGCGAAGTTGGAGGCCGAAGGAATCGACCGAGACCGAGTGACGGGTATCGACCGGAGCAAGGTCGACGACGCCTTGGAGGTCACTGAGCTGGCCGAGAGCGACGTCTACGACATCGAGGAGAGTGAGTACGTCCGCAAGGCCGACGTCGACGAGGAGGTCAAGGAAACGCGTCTCCAAGGCCTCAAGGAGCAACTCGCGGCGACAGAAGGTGAAGAAGCTGAGGAGCTACGCCAGGAGATCGAGGACCTGGAGGGCCGTATCGACGAACTCACCAGCTTCCGAACGGGGGCTGAAGTCCACGAATAG
- a CDS encoding RNA-binding domain-containing protein produces the protein MAIFDKPVDEIELDDVEQLVSEGIQEGKQIEYKEYLNLDDDSADHKTTLLAEATSFANSNGGHLIVGIPDEEGRPEHAAGFPVDDVDHTIEQWANVLRRSTDPPLPTSSFDISAIPTEHDRSLVIVGVNRSWRSPHRVSTNDRFYARSPSGRFPLDVDEIRRRILQTEQQGAEINEFRNDRIATITGDAERFEITSTPKFVLHLFSGDSFAPGKQVDLSTAELRTDSRLPFLESRAGAGGLDELYSVDSVTVLRGSTDQEVSKYVRTFRGGVIEALTKYVFATNPKHSSPYLMSDNLRQALENSLPDYIQYLQEQDLRPPIYLLASIIDASEFLIKRNSRGDEFDRVPFGNPVVTLPEVVIESYSTNPDSAIDELMDLVWNAGGKSGEPR, from the coding sequence ATGGCGATCTTCGACAAACCAGTCGATGAGATCGAACTTGATGATGTGGAACAACTGGTTTCCGAGGGTATTCAGGAGGGTAAGCAAATCGAGTACAAAGAGTACCTCAACCTTGATGACGACTCAGCAGACCACAAAACCACCTTGCTGGCGGAGGCAACATCTTTCGCTAACAGTAATGGTGGCCATCTAATCGTTGGTATCCCAGACGAAGAGGGTCGACCTGAACATGCTGCAGGTTTTCCCGTCGACGACGTTGATCATACTATCGAACAATGGGCTAATGTGCTCCGCCGGAGTACTGATCCACCTCTCCCGACCAGCAGTTTTGACATTAGTGCCATCCCAACGGAGCATGACCGCTCTCTCGTAATAGTTGGTGTTAACCGGAGTTGGCGCTCACCACACCGAGTCTCGACGAATGATCGATTTTACGCACGGAGTCCAAGTGGTCGGTTCCCCTTAGATGTCGATGAAATCAGACGGCGTATCCTACAAACGGAACAACAAGGCGCAGAGATTAACGAGTTCAGAAACGACCGTATTGCTACTATAACCGGAGATGCAGAACGGTTTGAAATCACGTCCACCCCGAAGTTTGTGCTCCACCTATTTTCTGGGGACTCATTCGCACCGGGGAAGCAAGTCGATCTTTCCACCGCTGAACTTCGAACTGATTCGCGACTTCCATTCCTTGAGTCGAGAGCTGGTGCAGGAGGGCTCGACGAACTCTACTCGGTTGATAGCGTTACTGTTCTCCGAGGTTCAACTGACCAAGAAGTGAGTAAGTACGTTCGTACGTTTCGTGGGGGTGTGATCGAAGCGTTGACCAAGTATGTATTCGCTACAAATCCGAAGCACAGCTCACCCTATCTGATGAGCGACAATCTAAGACAAGCATTAGAAAACTCCCTACCCGACTATATCCAGTACCTGCAAGAACAAGACCTCCGCCCTCCAATATATCTTCTCGCAAGCATTATCGATGCATCAGAGTTCCTGATCAAACGAAACTCACGCGGGGACGAGTTTGACCGCGTTCCATTCGGCAACCCCGTTGTCACTTTGCCGGAGGTTGTGATCGAATCATACTCTACTAACCCAGATTCTGCTATTGATGAACTCATGGATTTAGTTTGGAACGCTGGCGGAAAATCGGGAGAACCACGTTAG
- a CDS encoding DUF6884 domain-containing protein, translating to MEIGLVSCTKSKRKQAANPADLYMPSAFFSKAREYVEANHDRWYILSAKLHLLDPSGPPIEPYDDTLSGAPIARKREWAKTVYGQLEDEGLLDDGNRLVFHAGRDYYSELIPLLDDTPVDVETPTDGLQFGETLAWYNERV from the coding sequence ATGGAGATCGGATTGGTAAGCTGTACGAAGAGCAAGCGCAAACAGGCGGCAAACCCCGCCGACCTCTACATGCCGTCGGCGTTCTTCAGCAAGGCGCGTGAGTACGTCGAAGCCAATCACGACCGCTGGTACATCCTTTCGGCGAAACTCCACCTGCTCGATCCCTCCGGCCCGCCTATCGAGCCCTATGACGACACCCTGTCCGGTGCGCCGATCGCGCGGAAGCGTGAGTGGGCTAAAACCGTGTACGGTCAGCTCGAAGACGAGGGTCTACTCGACGATGGCAATCGACTCGTGTTTCACGCAGGACGCGACTACTACTCCGAACTAATCCCGCTACTGGACGATACGCCGGTTGACGTCGAAACCCCGACTGATGGTCTCCAGTTCGGTGAGACCCTTGCGTGGTACAACGAACGGGTCTGA